The genomic interval taataaaaggcTTATAAATCTGCAATTGAAAACGGAAACTGTCATTAACTAAGCAGAATTTGCGGTTGACAGGGCAATTTTCGAGCAAAACTCGCTCCGTATGATAATGAAATATGAACAGAAAGTTGGGGCTCCCGAAATTGAAATCAGGGAAACTAAAAACTGCTTCGGCGTAGTTTTGTTCCGCAGCTTGAAGTTGTAAtcaattaaatgaaaacaaattgtGAGTCGCCGATTTATTTTCGAGCGAGATTTATGTCTTAGTTCGGGATTTTAAAATCtcaaatgtaaataaacctGCATCAAGTTTTAACTCACTGTAATCCACTTTCAAAGCCGATTTAGCTCAAGTATCCCGGAAAGTGAAATTTGACACCGTTCCCTTGTATGATTCCGTCATTCCGGGTCCGGATCCCTAACGTTTATAGGGGTAAAGCGTTATAGGCTCGGGCACAACACACATGGGAATGGACAATCAGGTTTTATGTATTTTGAGCCCTTTCAACTTCCCGGATTacactttaaatatttcccatcCGGCAGCTTTCGTTCGACATTAACGTCTCTTCCATTTCAGCCTCGATCTAcccttgaaatatttatttattatcacaTCAGAAGCACAGAGATGTAACAAttgaatttgcatttaaataacgTACTTAAAGCTCCAAAATCCgcgagaaaatattttatgctcATTTACCCTAGATTTATTGTCCCTCATGAAAAAATAAGCACATTGACAACATTGTAATTGCTCAGGTGCCAGTAATAACGTCATAAAGGAATTTGCTCTGTGTCAATCACTCTTTTAAAGCACGACATGGGTaacttttgcaatttttgtttgaatgaTACGAGGTCGAGATCGTGAGGGCTCaaagaaatataatatttggAGGTTTGGAGATTCGATACTCGTagtgaatttttgtaatttttttttctcaaattttcgaAGCTTTGCGCTTAAACCTATGACCATGGACTAATAATCACTCGAAATTCATTGGCGTAgctacttttatttttttgaggtTAACCAGTAAACGAATTATTTATACTGACATTTCTCTTGAGAAATCCCAACTAATATCATCAAGCAGACCTAACGACTTAAAAGAGCCGTTTTATTTCAAGCGACTGGATATGGCGAGGGATTTTTTGGGCCCTTTCACTTTAgacaaattaatttgaagGAGCGGGCACGTCCAGATTACGGAGCACTTACAGTAATAAAGGGGCGGCTTTAGGAAAACTCTTTAGGATTGGATTGAATAAAATCAGAATTCGGCCCAATTGCTTCGTTTAGCTCGAATTACACGGTTTTCCGGGGGATACGTTATTAAAAACTGACTTTCCAGCCCGTTTAAATCCATTGCGCGGGTGAGAATAACGACCCAAGAATTAGTCAGTCTAAGTAGTTTTGTCAAAAAGCGAATAAAGTGgcaatttcgagaaaaacaaaaatatttaatggacGAATAAGAGAACGGGCACCGAGCGAGGAATAAAAGAAATGCAATCTAAATTAAAGAAGTTGTAAAACGAGTTTGCGACCAGAAATATTCGTACCGTGAAATTGATAATCCGATCTCGCAGAGCTGAAATTCCAGAAATCCAAgatgcattaaatatttcacgCCTCAAGTAGTTTTACGGAAAATGCTTCATTTATTAATTGCACAAAAACAAGCGAAAAGTAGTCATATTGCGCTAAAACTTTGAACTACCTACttgcaaaaaattagaaattaataatttttttactaagtGAAAATCAATGATtatactgaaaaaaaaaacgattttatgTCATTCAAAAGGCCAAAACATGCGAAGCTTAAAACTGTAAGACCTAAATGCCGTCAACTTTCTGGAAGCTCAGGAAGCCCACTAACCAGTACGGAAGTCTACAGACAGCCTGTCTACATATAAATAgaatacactcactttcatgTGAAATGCCCTACCCagtagtaataataattaagttttgcaATTTAACAAAGTAATTCAGATAGTTTCAACAAAAAAgaacaacatttattaattaaaaagccaATAATAGGTGAAATGGCCTCGTGTAACAATGCAAGCATGTATTCTTCGCGGCATGCACTGCAACAgatgatcaatatcctcctggggAATTTCATTGCATGCTACCCCAAAATGGTGTCGTAGGCCATCCAAATTGTTTGAAGGCCTCGGCAAACttcgaagacggcgactcattatgttctgaaaatattcaataggtaataggtccggtgaccgtgcaggccaacaCAGCTTTTCCAATTCTACTTGTTCTAATACTGTACTATTCTAATGCTCGCCTTCACTCTTCTGTAACAGAACTCGTTGTTTGAAACCGTTGTTCTCCAGAGACCATCCATCTGAGAAGTCGATTTTCGGATTCGTCGTTGATACGGAGTGGACATTCAGCTGGACGATGTCGTTTTGTCAGACTTCGAAGACCAAATTCGCGCAACACTGGTGTGATTCCGACGCATTTTTCGAGcaatttcacgaaaaaaaactTCCGCCCTCCTTCATGCCGATAATTGGCCCTCTATCAGAATCCGATACATGGGAGAAATTTCAACCCCTAAGGGCGTTTTAAACTGTCTCGATAACGAttcagaaacaaaataaactaatacTTCAATGTAaagattactttttttattaacaatcgAATAAGAAATCTAGAAGATCGATGGCAAAAAACCCAATGGCGTTCGTTCTTTTTCACTGAAATTCGTATCATTCGATGaggcattattttgccaaaattacaagacttaattattattattactcgGCAGTGCATTTCATATGACACACTGAGTGTATAAAGGGTGGTCCAATAAGAGCGCCTCGGATGGTTACGGctttattaatggttttgaTGAAGAATTGTTTTTACACTTATATGTACGACCTTATAgggcacattttaaaaatattatcatttatacagggtacgcaaaaaaaaagatacaatgcaaacttacgtttttttaaatctaacaccttatatttttttaaatatttgaaattagattTGCCCTACAAGCTCGACATATACAGTAGCGActaaaagtttggaaactttctttaaaataaagtatttaataaaaacgccatcgtttcttttttttatattttaaaaaagtaatatttttaaattaagatcAAGTATTTATACCTATATAACCTAAACAAATGTTTCAgtctaaatataattataaagaaaagTATTATTCTTAGatgacaaaagtttggaaaccattttctaaaaactaaaataccaagtaataatcattttgaaaataaaaaatatcaatattttgtggcatatCCCTTGGCTTTAATCACAGTTAAGCATCGTTTATGCATTGATTCCACAATCTTTTGACAAACATTTACAGGAATTGCCTGCCATTCCCGTTGaagaattgcaaataattctGCACTATTAAATGTCAGAATTACGAATTTTCTTCCCCAATTTATGCCAAAGGTATTCAATTGGGTTAAGGTCAGGTGATTGAGAAGACCATATTAAAACATgcacaaatttttcttttaaccaGTTTTTCACCAAACGCGAAgcatgttttggatcattgtcgtgTTGAAAGATCCATTGTAGGGGCATTTACCATTCTGCAAATGGAAGCATatgattttccaatatttctttatatttaaacGGTCCATAATGGTATCAATAGCCACTAGAGGGCCCACACCAGATGAAGAAAAGCAACCCCAAACTAGGACATTACCGCCACCATGTTGAACGGTaggtatttgatattttttttcaaatctcttCCTTGCTGGTCGTCGAACATACTGTATTTCATCACTTCCGAAGAGTtggaatttactttcatcattGAACAAGACAGTGCCCCATTTTGCAAATGTCCAAtctaaaatttgcaaactgTAAACGGGCTTTACGATTTTTGTTGGATATAAGTGGTTTCTTTGTAGGTCTTCGTCCAAATAATCCTAGATTATTTAGTGTtctttttacagttgttaCTGACACTACGATGTTatattttgtgaataattCACATCAACAGCGGTCAATCTAGGATTTCCATTTGATAACTTTTTGATGATTGCTTCTGCTTTTGCTGTTAGCTTTTTAGGTCTTCCACTTCTACTCCTATTAGCAATGGTATTATCATTGCGATACCTCTCCGAAATCTTGGAAACACTGCCTTTTGgtatttgtaaatttcttgaaatgtcGATTAATCGCTGACCGCTTAAATATAACtccactattttatttttcaaatcactcGAAAAACATTTGGTTTTAGGCACATTGCTAAACtgatcaaaaataatttgcgaTATTAACCCAATATAATCGAATAATACTCTGTTTTTGAATgcagtttccaaacttttgtccgccgacaaactgcaaatattcaataacaaCATTCTTTCGAaccataaacaatttttttcttactggTATTTGAGAAAGTGAATTTATGTTTatcaatattctaaaaaaaataaaattgcccttaaaaattttgaaataattcaaaatttaaaaagttactaaACTTTTGGTCGCTACTTTAcgtgtaaaaacaatttttcatcaaaaccattaataaagccgtaatcgtccgaggcgctcttattggaccaccctgtataagtgaGAAACCGAAAACCAAGCATGCCCGATCAAGGCTTAGTCAAACTATGCCTTTTTTGGATTAAAGATTGTCAGTTTTCTTCCCTCTCCATGACCTTTCACGAATTTTGATCATTCTCGACCCCGCCGATTTCTTATCTACAAACTGTTTTTAGGGATTTCACTTTCCATATCTTCTTCCCCTCGAAACCAGCAGCTTCGCGTGGTAccaaaaacattgaaatcaTTCAAAACCAGAAATATGTCAACCACAAAAGACAAGATTACGGCGAAGCGCAAACAACCTCGGCGGTTAAGGCCTTATCTCCAGCTCACCGTTATTGTTTATTAGTGTAAATTGCTATTGTACGATCCTGGCAATGTCGCATAGGTGGCGTTTCCCGTTTCCTTCTTCAGAACAAAGAGGGGTTTGACGGCGCGTGAAAATTTACGGGAAATTGTTTCGGAAAATCGCGACTTCGTGTCGAGCTGCTGTCGTTTTGTgttactttttaaagtttacgtGTTTCCTACAACACGAAAGCCCGCCTGGATTTCGGAGGACGCACGCTCTCCAGGTCGATCAGCCGTGTTTCTTATAGTTTTATCATTTCCCCCGTTATAGACAGATTGAAATTTATCCTAAAACGAAATATGAAGTGTTTTTAACGTCACAGCTTTGTTTTATCATCAACTCCTTAAGTTGGCACAACGCCAAGGCACATGGACACCGACGATCAAGGCCTGGACCTTAGCAATCCACAAGGCTTTCTTACTGACCATAATAACAATGAACAGCCAAATGTCGACCAATCAACCACACCAGGTGGGCACAAACGGAATTATGAGTAATCCGCATAAATTCATTTGACTTAAGCGTAacaccattaaaataaaagttgagAAGGGACCTtctcaattaattttcagaaCGGGAAGAGTTTCGAAGTTGATTAAATTAGAGAAACGTTGCCATTTTTGGAACGTTTTAATTTGCAGGATGTACAATATTTCCAACGTAGCGTTAGTTTATGAGGTTTCGAAAAAACGTAAATTGACCGATCATTTTGccaatgtttaattttaaaactatatgCGTAATAAAAAGTGTTTAATACAGAAAATTCTTAAAGTTTTCCTTTCGCCAAGGGAGAATTTTCAGTGCGTATCTCAAAATCATAGTTAAGGCCCGAAATACCGGTGCTAAAACACGATttttaaatacgtttttttttgccttttaagTAGAAACCcggttaatttataaatatgatCTCCGATAATTCATCAGCGAAAAATCCAtcattagtattttttaatgttttattattccGACGGGATCAAAACATAACATTTGACTAAGTACTAATCTGAAATACTAATAAGTGTCCCCGTGACTACCcctaggtttttttttttttttatttgatattataGTGCCTCGACTGCGTTGTTCATTGGCACTCGGTACGGTGTTTTACATAATCTGTAACTTACACTATATACAATTATATATATCAATGTCTTTTAGAAAGTCAATGACGTTTCTTTGATTTTCTATCGTGCTGAGATTCTCTCGTAGATCCGGTTTTATTCTATGTAGGGTTCGGCATTGGCTATATTGGGGGCAAATTATCAAGATGTGCTCGCATGAAAGTGGTGTATTACAGGTTATGCAGTTAGGGGGTACCCCTAGGTTTATATATCCGAAAAACTATATATATCCTTAAATTACAAGGGTCAATTTCTTCGATGTAAGTTTGTTCACATTTCTATTAAGTAAATATAGAAGTTAAGTAAAGTTTCGATGcacattaattaattattttattgacttGATGGCAAATTCTCATATTGAGTTAATAAtagtataatatatttaatgtaaGAAAACGCTTAAAATCAATATATCGTACTTCAATTGATCTTTGATAATAGTTcaaataaatagtttattttcgattcgtactaaattatattttcaatttaaatgaatttagttAATCTTAACAAAGGAAATTGCTTGAGGAATAAATTATCCCATacaaatatgaattaaaattaacatacatttatcaaaattacagtactttgaaatttaaattaatttgtaacaACTATCCAATGTTAACCACCATCACCattcaatttcaaatacaaGTTTGATCGATTTCCCGATATTTGCAACTGGATGGTGCATGGTAGCAAgcgattaattttaatttcaatgtttGCTATGTATGGTTTAGTTCTTCAAAATATGTTCTGTTTGAAGTTTTGTTTCTCGcactttaaacattttgcaCCCCGaagatgaaattaaataacttcCATCAGCTTTAAAGTTTAGTCTTTCGCTGAGCATCTCTTAAGACAGTTAATGGCCCTAAATGCGTTTCTATGTATAGAGATTGTTATACCATAAAATGgccaaaatttgttaaacatttattaaagcTTTTTTTCAGTTCTCTGCAGTAttcatttgagaaattttatcgCATGCCGgtctaatttttaaagttaaaatgtgacatgaaaaaaaaaatcgaaaatgctTATGATggatttttcacataaaaataaaacagagAAAATCGTGGTTGAAATGCAAACGAAATGGGCTTCAGTTTAAGGGCAAGAAATCCAGGTCcggattttaaaaacttgggTGGTATTTCGTGGAAAGATTTATTATCTGCGAGGGGATAAATCTTAAAAGAAATAACTTACGATAGAATATTCGCTCGATTagcgatatttaaaaacatcctTCATGGAAGATAAATTTTTCCAGCtgtttcttgtaaattttctgttagacatattttttatatatcaaaattttccttaaaaatttacgaaatcttcattttttcctttaaaaaaatagacgaTGTACTCAGTGTGATTTTAAGGAGAAATTAGAAACAATTCATCGTATATTTTACTAACATGTCTGTTTCATTGCACGACACTGCCTAAGAAGACTGCAGTCGTGACAAATAAAACTCGAGTTTCATTATTAGAAACCGGACCTACAAAGCAGTTCTTTATAAGTTTCCTTTGTTCAGGTGAAAACTTTCAATTACTGCAGCAATCTTTTGTTTGAACTTGAAGGCTATTATTCCTGGAAACTTTTAATAAGCTTACCGTTTAGTCCGGGTTTATTTCTTGCATAGACGTTTTAGACGGGGCAAAAAAGAACCTCGAAGACGAAGAAGCGATCCCCATAATCGAGTCCGAAGATGGCGGTTCCAGTGACAACACAAGAAGGATTTCTTTGTATGAAATTGCTGGGAAGAAAACGGCTGCACAAGgtaaaattctttaataattgAGTTTTAAATAGGGAGTCTCATACATAATATAATCCTCGTTTCGAAACCCAATTTTCCAACACGCcttgaaaattatcaattcCTCTTCTCTGTACCttcaggaaattttaattccctAATAGACTTAATGAACTGAATTTCTGTCCAATTAAATTGATTCCACTTGGCATTcgtacttgaaattttgataactttCCGTTTTCTCGGCACGTTTAATGAGCTAATTGTGTTTTGATGACTTCTTTAACTTCGTTTCCAGGTTTAATGGACATCGCCCTTATCACAGCCAACGCTAACCAAATGAGGTATCTTCTAGAATTCAACAGAGGAAGCCACACCTATCATATCACTCTCACTTTAATCATCGCCTCACTGACCCTTCAAGTGGCAGTCGCCATGTTTCTGATCTTCAAAGGACGGTACTACGTCAAAGGGCAGTCAAAATCTGCCAGAGCTAAATTAATCAAGAACTGCGTTCTTTTCGGAGTTTTTCTCATCACTGTTGTTAATATCTTCATTGCCAGCTTTACTACTATGGACCGCACGTGAAATATATCATTATCAGCATCATTACAACATCTTCTCTTATTTTCGCACTTAAAAGGGATGAAAGTGTCGCCGGCAGGGAGGAGCACCCTTAAGGCCCCCTTCAAGTCGAGGATTTTTCgtgtcaaataaataacaCGGTGTTGCGTCTACGATGTATAAAACTTTAGAAAAGTTCTTTCATGGGACAAATAGCTCCACTTCCTGTCTGGGCTCTTATATTAATGAAGTTTCACTTGTGTTCCAAAAACCACATTTCTCAGGGAAGAAGAGCtcgaaaactaaataaattcaGTATATCAGATCCCGGAATAATGATGCCATGAATTAAAATATAGGCAAAAACTGATCTTTTACGAGGGTTTAATGACGCTTTGGGAAATTAACTCTAGAGGTTTCGGTCGGGGTCTGAAATCGGTAAGAAGTTAGATTGAGGGTCAGTTGGGGCTATAGAGGCGAAAGTCGTGGTAATTTTGTGTGAGTAATTTGGATGAGAAACATATGTATTTACCGTTTAGTATTAGATAACTCAATGAGGATAATgcttaattgtaaattttacgGGCGTAACGCCCCAagagaaaactgaaatatccAATTTACTTTGAAGCAAAACCATATGGGAAAATGTTAATTCAGCCCAAATGGACATATTTCTCAGGAAAACTCTGCCGTAACCCATTATTTATGCTCGCACACTTTTGCACACAAATTGGAATTAGAAAATGtgataatgaaattgaaaatcacAAATCAGAATAATAGGTAGCTCCTGGATTTAACCCACGATAACCCAAACCCCGGTTTAGACGTGACCTACATAACTGATCTATAAATTGACCCCTCAAACAAAATGTTGCATCTCCATTGCTATTTTCATCGAATGCATTACATTCGCCATAAAGCTCATGCTAATTAAACTCTGTTTAactaaacaaacaattttactCTTCCACTATTAGCATTTCGCCAATTATAACTGCTAACAAAGTTCTCTAAAACAGTCTACACTATTAAGTACTGCAGAAACTTAAACTGTGCAATAAGGCGTAAGAGGGTACGTTTTAGTTCGCTAACTTAATATCATTATATGCATTCCGAGTGCAACTTTTCGTATTATCTAATTCTGTAGGAATAGTATATGCGAGTAGAATTCCTTCGTTTCAATGCCCAATTTACGGATAAGTTTTACGATTTATTTATATCCAAACTGGTGAAAAATATGGCGCACTTACAGGTGGCGGAATTTGTCCTATTATTGATTACTCATACTTTTATAAATTGATCTGTTCAGCGAAATGAgagaaaatcgtttaaattcTAATCTAAAACACAGCCGAGCCGAAACATTGCATTTCTTCCTGCTTGGTTGCACTTCCTGCTGCAGACGCCACTGTGTCTTCCGTGATCGCGTGTGCATCCGTACCGTTAGAGGGCGCCAAGGTCAGACGTGCCTTCTTGGCCAAATCATGCATTGGCGTCACAAAAGGACTTTTATTTCAGGGAAAAGTGTCCGGAGTGACTAAGCATTGTtttcaactgaaaaaaaatcatcacgaAATATTGTATGGTAACACAATAAAGACGCCAACTCTTTGCaataaaagtgttatttttggcGTATTTGCTAcctaaaaagtttttgaattcGTGCACTTTATAGTCGCAAGTTTGTAAAGAGTTGCAGATTAAAGACGCCCACCAGGGCGCTATTTGGTGCTTTACACGAGTTATTGGATGCacgagaatttaaattttccgtTTTACGGCAGCTAAATTGTGTTTAAGGAACGGCAATGAAACAGAGAGTATTTTTGTTTCTACATGAGAATACCTAAATTTGGATTGTGTAAGGTATTTATCGTAGCAGCGAGGAAAATGGAAACGAATCAGAAATGGCGaacgcaaatatttttaacttcacTAAATATGGATGAAATCCGACTCACTGCAAAGAGGTTTACTAAATTCCCAATTGCATCAATTTGAATAGGAGGgtatataaatgaaaatataggGAAACTGCAACGCAAGACATTAGTTAAATATTAATCGGACAGTTTCAGGAGTTTCAATAATAATACCCCATAAGCTGGATTTCCCTGCTCTTCTCTGCAGAAAattcgaatgaaaattttttttttaacaattagcACAAACTCTCTTCAACTTTCAGCTCAACTTccagaattaaattaatttgaattaagtTTGGTCCTTTGCAGTGCAAGATTGCAAGTGTCAGATTCGCCGTGTGAATCCCTAAACTTCTAAAATCCCCGGAAACAGCGTTGGGACATAATAAACGTAGCTAGAATTATCTCTGACTTTAGCCTTTGGAATTACTTTACTCCCTCGGTGTTGCACTTGAATATTTCCTAAATGTCTTTTTGTGTGGAACAGTTCTAAACGATCTCGAAATCCCCctcaatgaaataaaattgcatcGAACGCATCCCTAGGCagaatattgcaaaaattcacTTTGTTTCTCCCGGACTAGAAGAGGTGCAAATGAACAACTTTTGACGAAAAACAAACCGAGCAACATcaatattatgatttttcaGTCTCGCAAagcctttttagtttttatatcGATTTTGATAAtcctttcaaattaattgtaggcgtttttattttaattattattaaataataatttcgccaaaagttctaattaatttgtcattaCACAGGATGACACCAAAAGGttgttttagttattttatatGAAGATTGGTCAATCTGAGCCCCTCGGGTCACAGCAGTTTGTCTCCATGAACTCACCCCAAATCTCCGCTTGGAAGGACGGATTCCACGACAGTAGACTTATcatattaaatagaaatactTAATAACGACAAAATACTGATGTCTTAATTCGGTTATTCTGAGttttataattcaataaatcttGTTTTGGGTAGGGCTGTATTAAAATGTTGTGTTATATGGTCATAAGCCTAAAAGATAGCGACGAAACGTTATTTATTTGGATCAGCCCATTAAGGCTGGCGCCACAGGtgattgatttattttaagtataaaCACTAATTCTCAGTTTAtacataatattataaaagtGCAATAACACCATGATCGTTCCCCAAATATCTACGAGAATAGCCAGAAATGTATTTGGAAATCGGATTGAgataaatatctcatacaATGTTTACTCATCCGAACTTTACTGCCCAAATTTTTGGCACTGTCCTGGTGATGATTGTGCTTTGCAGTCGTTAAAATTGGAACGAAACGTAGTTCCTGGATACCCGAATAAAAAAGAGAcagtttattggaaattttgaaaataattcagaGATTCATCTGACAAGCATAGGGCAAATTGGAGACTGAAGGAAAATTTGTGGGCAGGTGCtatgaaaaattggaaattttagtATCTGAAtgtcgaaaaatttaaatcaccGAAATCAGAAAATGTACTCAGAGAAACtctaaaaattagaattttattaatttttaatactcaAATGCATCTGAAGAATAACAACATGAACTACGCATATACTGAAAACTTTGTAAATTTcttcacttaaaaaatattatctttgATTAACAGATATCCGAAATGAACGATTAAAAAACTCACTCAGAACTCAGAAACCaatatttgaaagttttagATTCTCGATTGATCAGTATTTCTCTCTTTATATAGGATCTgtatattttggaaatatataCTTATAAAATCATATACCCTAAATATGTGAACAATATGGCACTCTGTATAGGcctaataattttatacacAATTTTTAATGCGTTGTCTGATTTACATAATGGATGGATTGGAAATGGAAATCTGAAATAATTACTATTGACTGGctatgcatattttaaaatattgtgcCTGAATATTCATTATCCCTTTATGCATAGTTTTCATGTAATCTCTTTATGAAAAATAGGACAATTTTGAGATTTATTTACTATGAGTATGGTacttggaatttttattatttgcgaAGCTCTTTTTTGGATgagttttggaaatttcctaATAATTCTATCTTCAATATCTATCTGTAATTGTGAATCTGAACCAGTAGAATGTCCGCAAAGCGAATTTGCTTCCACGTTTCtgttatataatttaattcataTTCGTTCCACCTAATTAATTAATGCGTGtgtgtaatttttgaaaaattactatcaattatattttcccatttaaaCTGATTGTGCTTTTCTCCGTATGCATATGAAATGTActcaagaatattaaaaaatctggaaaTGGATCGAAgttcaatttgcaaaaagCCTCGTTAAATAGGCGCATTACTGCTATGTAGGAGGATTGCTACactgaaatttttcttccatCACAAAAATTGCCACACCTTCTTATACATTagttttatcagtttttgCCAATATCTGGATGTTAGGCCTTGTTGCCGATTTTTCGTTGTTAAAGGACAACTTTCAGCGAAGCATGGGTAAGTAATAAGAAAGGTATTTTAGTGCGTTGTTATGGCGACATCTCGCCTTAAAGTTATTGGGTTAAATGCGCAACATTTCCTGTTTGCTTTGTTAATGTTCACGTTTTGATGCAGTTTTGCCtacaaacataattttatcagtaaatatttgaattgcaCATTTAACATATTGTTCACCCTAGAGAATGAATAAATTCATAATCTTAGCTAATATTTGAAACCCAAGATAACTAATATTTTCTAGATAGACaatcatatattttatttatattttgcaataatacCCAAGATTATGGCAGTATTATGctttaaaatgttatatacGTTAGAAGGGAAtgatcattttttcttttgttttgtcCGGGAACAATGACTCACACGCAAGTAAGGGTCTTTGGGGCGGTGAAATTGCacatcattttcaattaaaagtaACTGAGAATAACGTTCGCCTTAGGACTTAGACGAAAACCCCTGTTACTGATTCAGTGAAAAAACTGTGACACTCTTCAGAATTG from Euwallacea fornicatus isolate EFF26 chromosome 17, ASM4011564v1, whole genome shotgun sequence carries:
- the LOC136344366 gene encoding ninjurin-1-like isoform X2, translated to MDTDDQGLDLSNPQGFLTDHNNNEQPNVDQSTTPDGAKKNLEDEEAIPIIESEDGGSSDNTRRISLYEIAGKKTAAQGLMDIALITANANQMRYLLEFNRGSHTYHITLTLIIASLTLQVAVAMFLIFKGRYYVKGQSKSARAKLIKNCVLFGVFLITVVNIFIASFTTMDRT
- the LOC136344366 gene encoding ninjurin-1-like isoform X1 — translated: MDTDDQGLDLSNPQGFLTDHNNNEQPNVDQSTTPDVLDGAKKNLEDEEAIPIIESEDGGSSDNTRRISLYEIAGKKTAAQGLMDIALITANANQMRYLLEFNRGSHTYHITLTLIIASLTLQVAVAMFLIFKGRYYVKGQSKSARAKLIKNCVLFGVFLITVVNIFIASFTTMDRT